In the Advenella kashmirensis WT001 genome, one interval contains:
- the hpf gene encoding ribosome hibernation-promoting factor, HPF/YfiA family has protein sequence MNLNISGHHVEITPAIKEYVVTKFAKVLRHFDHVIDTQVILSREPLKHSAEVTLRVPGKDIHCEVTDENLYAAIDLLSDKTDRQVIKYKTKASNHSNESAKRMSIG, from the coding sequence ATGAATCTTAATATCAGTGGCCATCATGTGGAAATTACCCCTGCCATTAAAGAATACGTAGTGACCAAGTTCGCCAAAGTCCTCAGGCACTTCGATCATGTCATTGACACCCAGGTTATCCTGTCCAGGGAACCCCTGAAGCACAGCGCAGAAGTTACACTACGCGTGCCGGGCAAAGACATCCATTGCGAAGTTACGGACGAAAATCTGTATGCGGCCATTGATTTGCTTTCGGACAAAACCGACAGACAAGTCATCAAATACAAAACGAAAGCGTCAAATCACTCCAATGAATCGGCAAAAAGAATGAGTATCGGCTAG
- a CDS encoding YqaA family protein, which produces MEHEVMLWVREMLTVLSLPTVGLPGIFVVALVSATLLPLGSEPVVIAYLKIAPDMFWPAMVVATVGNTIGGVITYYMGKAAKVAYEKFQHKQALAAGEIVDETGLAVAAEEKYLSEGDEAAPSPAAPGKEGGRWHGKMTYYFDRFGPAALLFSWLPVVGDPLCGVAGWMRLPLLPCIIFMTIGKFLRYLLMTSAVLWLW; this is translated from the coding sequence ATGGAACATGAAGTAATGTTGTGGGTCAGGGAAATGCTGACTGTGTTGTCCCTTCCTACTGTCGGTTTGCCCGGCATTTTCGTGGTTGCGCTGGTCTCGGCTACCCTGTTGCCACTGGGTTCGGAACCGGTGGTCATTGCCTATCTGAAAATAGCGCCCGACATGTTCTGGCCTGCCATGGTGGTCGCCACCGTGGGCAATACCATTGGCGGGGTGATCACCTACTATATGGGTAAGGCGGCAAAGGTCGCCTATGAAAAGTTCCAGCACAAGCAGGCGCTGGCTGCCGGTGAAATTGTTGACGAGACCGGTCTGGCGGTAGCGGCCGAAGAAAAATACCTGTCCGAAGGCGACGAGGCTGCGCCGTCGCCTGCTGCGCCGGGTAAAGAAGGCGGACGCTGGCACGGCAAGATGACCTATTATTTTGACCGCTTTGGTCCCGCCGCGTTGTTGTTCTCCTGGCTGCCCGTAGTGGGCGATCCCCTTTGCGGTGTCGCCGGATGGATGCGCCTGCCCTTGTTGCCGTGTATTATTTTTATGACCATCGGCAAGTTCCTGCGCTATCTGCTGATGACCTCCGCCGTATTGTGGCTCTGGTAA
- the rapZ gene encoding RNase adapter RapZ — MLHVVLITGISGSGKSVALRQLEDLGYACIDNLPVSLLHDLVANARENRLKSVAVAIDVRTPGELAGLPGVITALRSMGLPMQVIFLDSDDETLIHRYSESRRKHPLSNRMRETTGITPSLEDCITHERNLLAPLREQEHVIDTSGLTPGQLRAWVKDIVDHEEPEVLLTFESFAYKKGVPNDADLVFDVRCLPNPHYDSNLRPLTGRDEPVAAWLAQFDSVPALINDIAAYIEKWLPLYMQDTRSYLTVAIGCTGGQHRSVYVAEELAKRFSSYKPLRVRHRAQLTL, encoded by the coding sequence ATGCTTCATGTTGTACTTATAACCGGCATTTCAGGATCAGGAAAATCCGTTGCGCTGCGCCAGCTCGAAGACCTCGGATATGCCTGTATCGATAACCTGCCCGTCAGCCTGCTGCACGACCTGGTTGCCAACGCCAGGGAAAACCGCCTCAAGTCGGTAGCTGTTGCAATTGATGTCAGAACGCCAGGCGAACTGGCCGGTCTGCCGGGGGTTATTACCGCCCTTCGCAGCATGGGTCTGCCCATGCAAGTGATCTTTCTGGACTCCGATGACGAGACCCTGATTCATCGTTATTCCGAGTCGCGGCGCAAGCACCCGCTTAGCAACCGCATGCGTGAAACCACAGGAATTACGCCGTCTCTGGAGGATTGCATCACACACGAACGCAATCTTCTGGCGCCGTTGCGCGAGCAGGAACACGTGATCGATACCTCAGGTTTGACGCCCGGACAATTGCGCGCATGGGTCAAAGATATTGTCGATCATGAAGAGCCGGAGGTCCTTTTGACCTTCGAATCCTTCGCCTACAAAAAAGGCGTCCCTAATGACGCAGACCTCGTTTTTGATGTAAGATGCTTGCCTAATCCTCATTACGACAGCAACTTACGCCCGCTTACGGGCCGTGATGAACCCGTGGCGGCATGGCTGGCTCAATTTGACAGCGTCCCCGCCTTAATCAACGATATTGCCGCATATATTGAAAAATGGCTTCCATTGTATATGCAGGATACGCGTAGTTATCTCACCGTTGCCATTGGTTGCACCGGTGGTCAGCATCGATCGGTCTACGTGGCCGAAGAACTGGCCAAGCGCTTCAGTTCGTACAAACCCTTACGCGTTAGGCATCGTGCCCAGTTGACACTATGA
- a CDS encoding LamB/YcsF family protein: MKKIDLNCDMGESFGAWTMGDDGAIMPYVTSANIACGFHAGDAHTMRRTMQLALQQGVKPGAHPGLDDIRGFGRRPFALTPIEAYDLVVVQIGALAAVARAQGGRLYHVKAHGALYNMSANHAELAAAIAQAVLDVDPQLTLFALAGSRQVDIARGLGLNVMQEVFADRSYQDDGTLTPRSQPGALIEDVETSVAQALTMVREGYVIAQSGKKVEIQADTLCLHGDGAHALEFARQIHAVFAKEGLLMAH, from the coding sequence ATGAAGAAAATTGATCTCAATTGTGATATGGGTGAAAGCTTCGGCGCCTGGACCATGGGTGACGATGGCGCCATCATGCCTTATGTCACCTCGGCCAATATCGCCTGCGGCTTTCATGCGGGCGATGCGCATACCATGCGACGCACCATGCAACTGGCGCTGCAACAGGGCGTCAAGCCAGGCGCCCACCCTGGCCTGGACGACATCCGCGGCTTTGGTCGCCGTCCCTTTGCACTCACGCCCATTGAAGCCTATGACCTGGTTGTCGTGCAGATCGGCGCGCTTGCCGCGGTCGCCCGCGCTCAGGGCGGCAGGCTTTATCATGTGAAAGCGCACGGCGCCCTGTATAACATGTCGGCCAATCATGCCGAACTGGCGGCAGCCATTGCCCAGGCGGTATTGGACGTCGATCCGCAACTGACGCTGTTTGCACTGGCCGGCAGCAGACAGGTAGACATCGCTCGCGGCCTGGGTCTGAACGTCATGCAGGAAGTCTTTGCCGATCGCTCCTATCAGGACGATGGCACCCTGACGCCGCGCAGTCAGCCCGGCGCCCTGATCGAAGACGTTGAGACTTCGGTAGCGCAGGCGCTGACGATGGTGCGTGAGGGTTATGTGATCGCCCAATCAGGCAAAAAAGTGGAGATACAAGCCGATACACTGTGCCTGCATGGCGATGGCGCGCATGCGCTGGAGTTTGCACGCCAGATTCACGCTGTTTTTGCAAAGGAAGGGCTGCTGATGGCCCATTGA
- the lptC gene encoding LPS export ABC transporter periplasmic protein LptC, whose product MKERFPALIALFMLITLVISTWWAADYAQRAIDVDPPARKTQEPDSWSEKFVMLSSDASGVPVNRLEGSQMQHFPYNDSYLITNATATGQRPDSPRTVGTADTATVLDDGNKIIMQGNAHLHRFPHGEDKALDVTSEQLIIYPNEDIITTDKPALVINGNSRMNGNGMMYNNKTRKLDVYSSSDVSISGQDSQRRRTIIPNKQGNSPQ is encoded by the coding sequence ATGAAAGAACGCTTCCCCGCTCTTATCGCGCTATTCATGCTCATTACACTGGTTATTTCAACCTGGTGGGCAGCCGATTATGCGCAGCGGGCCATTGATGTAGACCCGCCGGCACGCAAAACGCAGGAACCCGATTCATGGTCGGAAAAATTCGTGATGCTCAGCTCCGATGCCAGCGGTGTGCCCGTCAACCGGCTGGAAGGCTCGCAGATGCAGCACTTCCCTTATAACGACAGTTACCTGATTACCAACGCCACCGCCACCGGCCAGCGCCCGGACTCGCCCCGTACCGTAGGCACTGCAGATACGGCCACGGTACTGGATGACGGCAACAAGATTATCATGCAGGGCAACGCCCATCTGCACCGCTTTCCGCACGGCGAAGACAAGGCGCTGGACGTCACCAGCGAGCAATTGATCATCTATCCCAATGAAGATATCATAACGACTGACAAACCGGCGCTCGTCATCAACGGCAATTCCCGTATGAACGGCAACGGAATGATGTATAACAACAAAACCAGAAAACTCGATGTGTATTCCTCTTCCGACGTCTCCATCTCAGGGCAGGATAGTCAACGGCGTCGTACCATCATCCCCAACAAGCAAGGAAACTCCCCGCAATGA
- the lptA gene encoding lipopolysaccharide transport periplasmic protein LptA, translating to MNASSFRITTHALCLGLCALLAGTAALAQTPAGSQSPANKEEPDTQVLSDTLSYDDANKTSVFTGNVILTRGLMKLTADKLSLREDAQGFQHGVATVNKSRFVFIRQERPENYEVVEARGDRGEYDGKLNTVKMIGHATVTRFICGKPFDTVNGEVVTFNNQNNTYSATGGPTSAAQPGRVRSIAQPRAKTDQAVAECRKLYNNKPMPSTIQAPAQDTGSAATGGAGKATQN from the coding sequence ATGAATGCGTCATCTTTCAGAATCACGACACACGCGCTGTGCCTTGGCCTTTGTGCCCTGCTGGCCGGCACCGCGGCGCTGGCCCAGACGCCTGCCGGATCCCAAAGCCCGGCAAACAAAGAAGAGCCCGACACCCAGGTCTTGTCTGATACCCTGAGCTATGATGACGCAAACAAAACCAGCGTTTTTACCGGCAATGTCATTCTCACGCGCGGTCTGATGAAGCTGACCGCCGACAAACTCAGCCTGCGCGAAGATGCGCAGGGCTTCCAGCATGGCGTAGCCACGGTCAACAAATCTCGCTTTGTCTTCATTCGCCAGGAACGGCCCGAAAACTATGAAGTGGTAGAAGCGCGTGGGGATCGCGGCGAGTACGATGGCAAGCTGAACACCGTCAAGATGATTGGCCACGCCACGGTAACCCGGTTCATTTGCGGTAAGCCGTTCGATACGGTTAACGGTGAAGTCGTCACGTTCAACAACCAGAACAATACCTACTCGGCAACCGGGGGCCCGACATCGGCAGCCCAGCCTGGCCGGGTGCGCTCTATTGCCCAGCCGCGGGCCAAAACAGACCAGGCCGTGGCCGAATGCCGCAAGCTGTATAACAACAAGCCAATGCCCAGCACCATCCAGGCACCCGCCCAGGACACCGGATCGGCTGCCACCGGCGGCGCCGGCAAAGCAACCCAGAATTAA
- a CDS encoding KpsF/GutQ family sugar-phosphate isomerase, with protein sequence MANEIAFTSADALASAHRTLQTEIAELQHLDARLDERFAQAVALLLGNKGRVAVTGIGKSGHIARKISATFASTGSPSYFVHAAEAAHGDLGMITGEDIIIAVSYSGSSPELATILPIARRLGSKIIGICGNRYSELASLSDVFLDVGVTREACPLNLAPTSSTTVTLALGDALAIACLEARGFGTSDFARSHPGGALGRRLLTHVRDVMRQGEELPIVGPDTPMQKVLEEMTGKRMGMTVIADQTRKPLGIFTDGDLRRLIMQKGDIRPTTAGQVMTPHPRTIGPDALAAEAAAVMEQQKLSTMLVVNQEQTLVGALHMHDLMDAKVI encoded by the coding sequence ATGGCCAATGAAATTGCATTTACTTCTGCCGATGCCCTTGCCTCTGCGCATCGTACGCTGCAAACCGAGATTGCCGAGTTGCAGCACCTTGACGCACGCCTGGATGAGCGCTTTGCCCAGGCGGTAGCCCTGCTGCTTGGCAACAAGGGGCGTGTCGCCGTTACCGGCATCGGCAAATCGGGACATATCGCCCGGAAAATATCAGCCACCTTCGCCTCTACCGGCTCGCCCAGCTATTTTGTACACGCCGCCGAAGCCGCGCACGGCGATCTGGGCATGATTACCGGCGAGGACATTATTATTGCCGTATCCTATTCCGGGTCATCGCCCGAGCTGGCAACCATTTTGCCGATCGCGCGGCGGCTGGGCTCGAAAATCATCGGTATTTGCGGCAACCGCTATTCCGAACTGGCCAGCCTGTCTGATGTTTTCCTGGACGTTGGGGTCACGCGCGAAGCCTGCCCCCTCAATCTGGCCCCCACCTCCAGCACCACCGTCACGCTTGCATTGGGCGATGCGCTGGCGATTGCGTGCCTGGAAGCGCGCGGCTTTGGCACATCCGATTTTGCCCGCTCGCATCCTGGTGGCGCGCTGGGCCGTCGCCTGCTCACGCACGTGCGCGATGTCATGCGCCAGGGCGAGGAGCTGCCCATTGTCGGTCCGGATACCCCCATGCAAAAAGTACTCGAAGAAATGACTGGCAAACGCATGGGCATGACAGTGATTGCCGACCAGACCCGCAAGCCCCTGGGTATTTTCACCGATGGCGACCTGCGCCGCCTGATCATGCAAAAAGGGGACATCCGGCCGACCACGGCAGGACAGGTCATGACCCCCCATCCACGTACAATCGGCCCCGATGCGCTGGCTGCAGAAGCGGCTGCCGTCATGGAGCAACAAAAACTCTCGACCATGCTGGTCGTCAATCAGGAACAAACGCTGGTCGGTGCCCTGCACATGCACGACCTGATGGATGCAAAAGTAATCTGA
- a CDS encoding KdsC family phosphatase — MKPITPPHPAEALVLSKISQPVRELAAQVRLIAFDVDGILTDGSLWYGEHGELMKRFCALDGHGMKMLHQAGVRVVLITGREGEILTRRAADLGLSDVFQNVRDKVSVLSQLAGDMGLGFENVAFMGDDVIDLPAMQKCGFAISVPNAPLYVQQTAHWTTTLPGGSGAVRECTDLILAAQGTLSGFFTPGRITGNVIQ; from the coding sequence ATGAAACCAATCACCCCTCCCCATCCGGCCGAAGCGCTGGTCCTTTCCAAAATCAGCCAGCCCGTACGCGAGCTGGCGGCACAAGTCAGGCTTATCGCCTTTGATGTAGATGGCATCCTGACCGATGGCAGCCTGTGGTACGGCGAGCACGGCGAACTCATGAAGCGCTTTTGCGCGCTGGACGGACACGGCATGAAAATGCTGCATCAGGCTGGCGTGCGCGTGGTCCTGATTACCGGTAGGGAAGGAGAAATTCTGACGCGCCGCGCCGCCGACCTGGGCCTGTCGGATGTTTTTCAGAATGTACGCGACAAAGTTTCCGTGCTCAGCCAGCTGGCCGGCGACATGGGACTGGGCTTTGAAAACGTAGCGTTCATGGGCGACGATGTTATCGATCTGCCGGCCATGCAAAAGTGTGGCTTTGCCATCAGTGTGCCCAATGCACCGCTGTATGTGCAGCAAACGGCCCATTGGACCACCACATTGCCTGGCGGCAGCGGCGCGGTACGCGAGTGTACCGATTTGATCCTGGCCGCGCAGGGCACCCTTTCAGGCTTTTTCACGCCAGGCCGCATTACCGGCAATGTCATCCAGTAA
- a CDS encoding adenine phosphoribosyltransferase produces the protein MTMIDPHQMVFNAIRSVPDWPKPGITFRDITPVLQDPRTFRVLLDIFVYRYMRERLDLIAGIDARGFIVGSVLAYELKLGFVPVRKKGKLPFQTLAEEYSLEYGNASVEMHTDAVRPGQRVLLVDDLIATGGTMLAAAKLLQRLGANVVEAAAIIDLPELGGSKLLRENGASVFTVCEF, from the coding sequence ATGACCATGATTGACCCGCATCAAATGGTGTTCAACGCCATCCGCAGCGTGCCTGACTGGCCGAAGCCGGGCATTACATTTCGTGATATCACACCTGTGTTACAAGACCCGCGCACCTTTCGGGTTCTGCTGGATATTTTTGTTTATCGGTACATGCGTGAACGGCTGGATCTGATTGCCGGCATTGATGCGCGCGGCTTTATCGTGGGCAGCGTACTGGCCTATGAACTCAAGCTGGGGTTTGTGCCGGTACGCAAGAAAGGCAAGCTGCCTTTTCAGACACTGGCCGAAGAATACTCTCTGGAATACGGCAATGCCAGCGTCGAAATGCACACCGATGCCGTGCGTCCCGGCCAGCGCGTGCTGCTGGTGGACGATCTGATTGCGACTGGCGGTACCATGCTGGCGGCAGCCAAACTGTTGCAGCGCCTGGGTGCCAATGTTGTGGAAGCGGCTGCCATTATTGATTTGCCCGAGCTGGGTGGGTCGAAATTGTTGCGGGAAAATGGCGCATCCGTTTTTACGGTCTGTGAGTTCTGA
- a CDS encoding septal ring lytic transglycosylase RlpA family protein, whose translation MRITANGIVPEATDDAAVAAKPTAAGKKPAKAEVAAVPSPAKPESTSQAIKGDDTAKPAKTGNTLASRTETSVKQAVTTGERAKAQAKAGSRLTQKDSSRNVAKPLVAKADKEKTTAAVKQANVTAAPVTITPATPDESSKPQLVDGLTMRITENGIIPESEYEIQVPKEDVSLAERDDTQPADEDIATKARKALSGTSKAYTVKGIRYKPMGIDEISNFTQEGIASWYGPGFHGRKTANGETFNQNAMTAAHKRLPISSYVRVTRVSTGKSIVVRINDRGPFVGNRVIDLSYGAAKRLGIVNRGSDKVKIEPISKAAAAGERSTETQVKAKKML comes from the coding sequence ATGCGCATCACCGCCAACGGAATTGTCCCTGAAGCGACCGATGATGCTGCAGTAGCCGCCAAACCGACGGCAGCAGGCAAAAAACCGGCGAAAGCTGAAGTGGCAGCGGTACCATCGCCAGCCAAACCTGAATCGACCTCACAGGCGATTAAGGGCGACGATACAGCCAAGCCCGCCAAAACGGGCAATACGCTGGCCAGCCGCACAGAGACTTCTGTAAAACAGGCTGTAACCACAGGTGAACGCGCTAAAGCTCAAGCCAAAGCGGGATCCCGCCTGACACAAAAAGACAGCAGCCGCAACGTCGCAAAGCCATTGGTCGCCAAAGCTGATAAAGAAAAAACCACAGCAGCGGTCAAACAGGCTAATGTTACTGCTGCACCGGTAACGATAACGCCCGCCACCCCCGACGAGAGCAGCAAGCCGCAACTGGTGGACGGCCTGACCATGCGCATCACGGAAAACGGCATTATTCCTGAAAGCGAGTACGAAATTCAGGTACCCAAAGAAGACGTCAGTCTGGCCGAACGGGATGATACGCAACCTGCGGACGAGGATATTGCCACCAAGGCACGCAAGGCGCTGTCCGGCACCAGCAAGGCCTATACAGTCAAAGGAATCCGTTACAAGCCCATGGGCATCGACGAGATCAGCAACTTTACGCAGGAAGGCATCGCTTCCTGGTACGGCCCCGGTTTCCATGGCCGCAAGACCGCCAATGGCGAGACGTTCAATCAGAATGCCATGACCGCCGCCCACAAACGCCTGCCCATTTCTTCCTACGTCCGGGTAACGCGTGTGTCCACCGGCAAAAGCATCGTGGTGCGTATCAATGATCGCGGACCGTTCGTGGGCAATCGGGTGATTGACTTGTCTTATGGCGCCGCAAAACGACTGGGTATCGTCAATCGTGGCAGCGACAAAGTGAAGATCGAACCCATTTCCAAGGCAGCGGCAGCGGGCGAGCGCAGCACCGAAACGCAGGTCAAAGCCAAGAAAATGCTGTAG
- the ptsN gene encoding PTS IIA-like nitrogen regulatory protein PtsN yields the protein MNQLSRILPQENILLDVNVTSKKRAFEQAALLFENNQGIARSTVFDSLFSRERLGSTALGHGVAVPHGRIANLKQAVAAVMRLSTPIPFDAPDGQHVQLLVILLVPESATQQHLEILAELAQMLSSAETRKQLLGSPNAEGIHQLLAHSAGN from the coding sequence ATGAATCAACTATCCCGTATCCTTCCGCAGGAAAATATCCTGCTGGATGTCAATGTCACCAGCAAAAAGCGCGCTTTCGAACAAGCTGCGCTGCTGTTCGAAAACAATCAGGGCATTGCCCGCTCCACGGTTTTCGACAGCCTGTTCTCGCGCGAGCGACTGGGCTCCACTGCGCTGGGGCATGGCGTAGCAGTGCCTCATGGCCGCATCGCCAACCTGAAGCAGGCGGTTGCAGCCGTCATGCGGCTGAGCACGCCCATCCCCTTTGATGCGCCTGACGGACAGCATGTACAACTGCTGGTCATCCTGCTGGTGCCCGAAAGCGCAACCCAGCAGCATCTGGAAATACTGGCCGAATTGGCGCAAATGCTCTCCAGCGCAGAAACACGCAAGCAATTGCTGGGCAGCCCCAATGCAGAAGGCATTCATCAACTGCTGGCCCACTCTGCCGGCAATTAA
- the hprK gene encoding HPr(Ser) kinase/phosphatase, which translates to MLSIQDLAADNDETLRFTWIAGKEGRTRHIQDSAANTSAADLLGHLNVVHPSRIQVFGKEELIFYNRISAVQREKILIELAEGGVPAMILAEGLDSPPDLVGFCARSRIPLLSTPVDAAHLIDVLRIYLNKRFAPKTTVHGVFMDVLGLGVLITGESGLGKSELALELISRGHGLVADDAVDFSRTSPTLIEGQCPDLLRNMLEVRGLGLLDIRTIFGETSVRRKMRLKLIVHLVRANSEKFERLPIQDQTQDLLGIPIRRVMLQVAAGRNLAVLVEAAVRNTILKLRGIDTLGEFMERQAAAIMENSNL; encoded by the coding sequence ATGCTCAGTATTCAGGATCTGGCGGCTGACAATGACGAAACCCTGCGTTTCACCTGGATCGCCGGCAAAGAAGGCCGCACCCGCCATATCCAGGATTCAGCAGCCAATACGTCCGCAGCAGACCTGCTCGGACACCTGAATGTGGTCCACCCGTCGCGGATCCAGGTATTCGGCAAGGAAGAGCTGATTTTCTATAACCGCATTTCTGCCGTTCAACGTGAAAAAATCCTGATCGAACTGGCCGAAGGCGGCGTTCCGGCCATGATCCTGGCCGAAGGCCTGGATTCTCCCCCCGACCTGGTTGGCTTTTGCGCCCGCAGCAGAATACCCCTGCTATCGACTCCGGTAGATGCTGCGCATCTTATTGATGTACTGCGCATCTATCTGAACAAGCGTTTTGCCCCAAAAACCACGGTGCATGGCGTTTTCATGGACGTGCTGGGACTTGGCGTGCTGATCACGGGCGAATCCGGCCTGGGCAAAAGCGAGCTCGCGCTTGAATTGATTTCCCGCGGGCACGGCCTGGTGGCAGACGACGCTGTCGATTTTTCCCGCACTTCACCCACGCTGATCGAAGGCCAGTGTCCCGACCTGCTGCGCAATATGCTCGAAGTGCGCGGACTGGGCCTGCTGGATATCCGTACCATTTTCGGGGAAACCTCGGTACGCAGGAAAATGCGCCTGAAACTGATTGTGCATCTGGTACGCGCCAATAGTGAAAAGTTCGAGCGTCTGCCGATTCAGGACCAGACTCAGGACTTGCTGGGCATCCCGATCCGCCGTGTCATGCTGCAGGTCGCAGCCGGACGCAATCTTGCTGTGCTGGTCGAGGCGGCCGTGCGCAATACCATCCTCAAATTGCGTGGCATTGATACCCTTGGCGAGTTCATGGAACGGCAGGCGGCCGCCATCATGGAAAACAGCAACCTCTGA
- the ilvA gene encoding threonine ammonia-lyase, biosynthetic, which translates to MSTDYLKRILTSRVYDVAIETALEPATLLSQRIQNTVLLKREDTQPVFSFKIRGAYNKMANLPPEALKRGVIAASAGNHAQGVAMSAKRLGCRAVIVMPTSTPAVKVDAVKRLGGEAVLHGDSYSDAYEFACTLEKKEKLTFVHPFDDPDVIAGQGTVAMEILHQHPGKLDAVFVPIGGGGLLAGIAAYIKQLRPDIAVIGVQTEDSDAMARSFRAGRRVNLSDVGLFSDGTAVKQVGSETFRLIHKYVDDIITVNTDELCAAIKDVFQDTRNVVEPAGALGLAGAKRYAAEHGWKNKTVIAIASGANMNFDRLRFVAERADMGEAREAIFAVTMPEERGSFRQLCTLLGNRSVTEFNYRISDAQKAHVFVGIQISSHAEAEKLANTLRRKKFEALDLTHDDLAKSHLRYMVGGHSPLADNEELYRFEFPERPGALMRFLDTMNPEWNISLFHYRNQGSDYGRVLIGIQVPPADKKAFKQFLSQIGYPYENESKNPAYKLFL; encoded by the coding sequence ATGTCAACCGACTACCTCAAACGCATACTCACATCTCGTGTTTACGATGTCGCAATCGAAACAGCCCTGGAACCGGCCACACTGCTTTCCCAGCGGATTCAGAATACAGTACTGCTCAAGCGTGAGGACACCCAGCCGGTATTCAGCTTCAAAATACGCGGGGCCTACAACAAAATGGCCAACCTGCCCCCGGAAGCGCTCAAACGCGGGGTGATTGCCGCCTCTGCCGGCAACCATGCCCAGGGCGTGGCCATGTCGGCCAAGCGGCTGGGCTGCCGCGCCGTAATTGTCATGCCTACTTCTACACCCGCTGTAAAAGTAGATGCGGTCAAGCGCCTGGGCGGCGAAGCGGTGCTGCATGGCGACTCATACAGCGACGCTTATGAATTTGCCTGCACCCTTGAGAAGAAGGAAAAACTCACGTTCGTGCACCCGTTTGACGATCCCGATGTGATTGCCGGACAAGGCACCGTTGCCATGGAAATCCTGCATCAGCATCCCGGCAAACTGGACGCGGTTTTTGTGCCTATCGGCGGCGGCGGGCTGCTCGCGGGCATTGCCGCCTACATCAAGCAACTGCGTCCGGATATCGCTGTCATTGGCGTACAGACAGAAGACTCCGATGCGATGGCACGCAGTTTTCGCGCCGGACGCCGCGTCAATCTGAGCGACGTGGGTTTGTTTTCCGATGGCACCGCCGTCAAGCAGGTCGGCAGCGAAACCTTCCGCCTGATTCATAAATATGTAGACGATATCATCACCGTCAATACCGACGAGTTATGCGCGGCCATCAAGGATGTGTTTCAGGATACCCGCAACGTGGTAGAACCGGCTGGCGCGCTTGGCCTGGCGGGCGCCAAACGCTACGCCGCTGAACACGGCTGGAAAAACAAGACCGTCATTGCCATTGCCTCGGGCGCCAACATGAACTTTGACCGGCTGCGTTTTGTCGCAGAACGGGCCGATATGGGCGAAGCGCGCGAAGCCATCTTTGCGGTTACCATGCCCGAAGAGCGTGGCAGCTTTCGCCAATTATGCACGCTGCTGGGTAACCGCAGCGTGACCGAATTCAACTATCGCATTTCAGACGCGCAAAAGGCGCATGTCTTTGTCGGGATCCAGATCAGCTCACATGCTGAAGCCGAAAAACTGGCCAACACCCTGCGCCGCAAGAAATTCGAAGCCCTGGACCTGACCCACGATGATCTGGCCAAATCACATTTGCGATACATGGTCGGTGGCCATTCGCCGCTGGCAGACAATGAAGAATTGTACCGCTTTGAGTTCCCGGAACGCCCCGGGGCGTTGATGCGCTTTCTGGATACCATGAATCCCGAATGGAATATCAGCCTGTTTCATTACCGCAACCAGGGCTCTGATTATGGTCGGGTGCTGATCGGTATACAGGTTCCGCCTGCCGACAAAAAGGCGTTCAAGCAATTTCTCTCGCAAATTGGCTATCCGTACGAGAACGAAAGCAAGAATCCGGCATACAAGCTGTTTCTGTAG